The DNA sequence TCGCATTCCGCCTGATGACCGTCCTCACGCTGACGACGGGCACCACGTTCATCATGTGGCTGGGCGAACAGATCACCGAGCGCGGAATCGGCAACGGCATGTCCCTGATCATCTTCGCAGGGATCGTCGTCGGCCTGCCCCGCGCCGTGATCGCCACCTTCGAACAGTTGCGAACGGGCCAGATGGGCCTCATTCGGCTGCTGCTGCTGGTCGTCCTGATGGTGGTCGTGGTGGCCGCGATCATCTTCGTCGAACGCGGACACCGGCGGGTCATGGTGCAGTACGCCAAGCGCGTGGTCGGACGCCGGATGTACGGCGGGTCGAGCACGCACATCCCCTTGAAGGTGAACACCGGCGGCGTCATCCCGGTCATCTTCGCGTCGTCGATCCTGGCGTTCCCGGCGACGATTCTCGGCATCTTCAAGTCGACGCCCGGCGGCTGGGCGGAATCGCTCACGCGGCAGTTGAGTTACGGCTATCCGCTCTACAACGTCTTCTACGTCACCGGCATCATCTTCTTCGCCTACTTCTACACGGCGATCATCTTCAATCCGGATGACGTCGCCGAGAACATGCGGAAGTACGGCGGGTTCATCCCGGGGATCCGGCCCGGCAAGCGGACGGCCGAGTACATCGACACGATTCTGACGAGGATCACGCTCGCCGGCGCGATTTACCTGGCGCTCGTGGCGATCCTGCCGGAGTTCCTGATCACCGGCTTCAAGGTGGCCCCGATTCCGTTCATCGGCGAGAAACTCGACGCGGTGCTGCCGAAGTTCATCACCGAAGGCATGAACGTCCAGTTCTACTTCGGCGGCACGTCGCTGCTGATCGTGGTTGGTGTCGCGATGGACACGGTGCAGCAGGTCGAATCGCAGCTGATCATGCGGCACTACGATGGATTCATGAAGAAGACACGGATGCGCGGGCGCCGCGGATAGGCGCCAGGCGGTACGGGCGGTTCGGGAACCGCCGCTGTATCGTCGGCGACGACATATGACATTGAACCTCGTCATGCTCGGCCCCCCGGGCGCAGGCAAGGGCACGCAGGCCAAACGGCTGGCGGTCGCGCGGCGCATCCCGCACATCTCCACGGGAGACATGCTGCGCGAGGCAGTGGCGGCGGGCACGGAGATCGGCCTGCGCGCCAGGGCCGTGATGGAGAAGGGGCAGCTCGTCAGCGACGAGATCATCGTCGGCGTCGTGAAGGAGAGACTGGCGAAGGCCGACGCGCAGTCGGGGTTCGTGCTCGACGGCTTCCCGCGCACGGTGCCGCAGGCGGTGGCGCTCGATGCGATCGTGGCCGGCCGCGACCCGCTGGTGATCGTGGACATCGCGGTGGCCGACGAGGAACTGGTGCGGCGGCTGACGTCGCGCCGCGTGTGCGGCCAGTGCGGGGCCAACGCGGATGTCGCGGCGCCCCTTCGAGAGACGCCCGGGCAGCCCGTGGCGAAGCAGTGCACCACGTGCGGCGGCGCGCTGACCCAGCGCGCGGACGATCGCGAGGAGGTCATCCGGGAGCGGTTGCGCGTCTACACGCGCGACACCCTTCCGCTGCTGGCCTACTACCTGTCGCGCCCGACGTTCCGGAGCGTGAACGGCGCGCAGGCGCTCGAGCGTGTCGTTGCGGATGTGGCGGCCGCGGTGGATGCGGCGGTTGGGGCGGCCTGACCGATGATTGTCTGCAAGTCGCCCGCCGAACTCGATCGGATGCGGGGCGCCTGCGACCTGGTGGCCGCAGTGCTCAGTGACTTGCGCGATGCGGTGCGGCCGGGCGTGAGCACGCTGGACCTCGACGCGCGGGCCGAGGCGAAGATCCGGGTGGCGGGCGGCACGCCGGCGTTCAAGGGCTACCATGGGTATCCCGCGTCGGTCTGCATCTCGATCAACGACGAGGTGATACACGGGATTCCCTCGGCGGCGCGGATCCTCGCGGACGGCGACATCGTGTCGCTCGACGTCGGCGCCGTGCTGGACGGGTACGTCGGCGATTCAGCCGTGACGTTGCCGGTCGGGTCCGTGCCGGACCGTGCGATGACGCTGCTGCGGGTGACCCAGGAAGCGCTCTACCGGGCGATCCTGCACGTGAAGCCGGGCGGCAGGGTCTCGGATATCGGACACGCGGTGCAGGAGCACGTCGAGGCCCACGGATGCTCGGTCGTGCGCGAGTTCGTCGGGCACGGCATCGGGACGGCGATGCACGAGGAGCCCCAGGTGCCCAACTACGGTCCGGCCGGGCGAGGCCCGCGACTGGCCGAAGGGATGGTGCTGGCCATCGAACCGATGGTGAACCTGGGACGGCCTGGTGTGCGGATCCTCGAGGACGGCTGGACGGCCGTGACGCGGGATCACAGCCTGTCGGCGCATTTCGAACACACGGTGGCCGTCACGGCGGACGGGCCACTGGTCATGACGGCGCGCGACGACGATCGGTTCGGTGACGTGCTGGCGGCGGTCGGCATCGAGACCCCCGAGGGGCTGGAGAACCGGTGGCGAAAGAGGACACGATTGAAGTAACCGGCGTGGTGCTCGAGTCGCTTCCGAACGCGATGTTCCGCGTCGAACTCGAGAACAGGCACCAGGTACTGGCTCACGTGTCGGGCAAGATGCGAAAGAACTTCATCCGCATCCTCACGGGAGACCGGGTCCTCATCGAGTTGTCGCCGTACGACCTGACGCGGGGGCGGATCACGTACCGGTACAAGTAGCGGCGGGCTTCAGACCCGCCACCACGCACTGCGGCATCGATGCGGTCTCGGGCGGCGGCACGCGCCAGGTCGCGGCCTGCGAGAGGATCACGAGTCATGAAAGTCAGAGCGTCCGTCAAACGAATCTGTGACAAGTGCAAGATCGTCCGCCGCCGCGGTGTCGTGCGGGTGATCTGCTCGAACCAGAAGCACAAGCAGAGACAGGGTTAGCCGAGGGAACAAGCTATGGCACGTATCGCAGGGGTTGACCTTCCGCGGACCAAGCGGATCGAGATCGGCCTGACCTACATCTTCGGCATCGGCCGCACGCGGTCGAACGTGATCCTCAAGGAAGCAGGCGTGGGTCCGGACATCCGCGTGAAGGATCTGTCCGAGGACGACGTCCGCAAGATCAC is a window from the Vicinamibacterales bacterium genome containing:
- the rpsM gene encoding 30S ribosomal protein S13, which produces MARIAGVDLPRTKRIEIGLTYIFGIGRTRSNVILKEAGVGPDIRVKDLSEDDVRKIT
- the rpmJ gene encoding 50S ribosomal protein L36; translated protein: MKVRASVKRICDKCKIVRRRGVVRVICSNQKHKQRQG
- the infA gene encoding translation initiation factor IF-1 — translated: MAKEDTIEVTGVVLESLPNAMFRVELENRHQVLAHVSGKMRKNFIRILTGDRVLIELSPYDLTRGRITYRYK
- the map gene encoding type I methionyl aminopeptidase — translated: MIVCKSPAELDRMRGACDLVAAVLSDLRDAVRPGVSTLDLDARAEAKIRVAGGTPAFKGYHGYPASVCISINDEVIHGIPSAARILADGDIVSLDVGAVLDGYVGDSAVTLPVGSVPDRAMTLLRVTQEALYRAILHVKPGGRVSDIGHAVQEHVEAHGCSVVREFVGHGIGTAMHEEPQVPNYGPAGRGPRLAEGMVLAIEPMVNLGRPGVRILEDGWTAVTRDHSLSAHFEHTVAVTADGPLVMTARDDDRFGDVLAAVGIETPEGLENRWRKRTRLK
- a CDS encoding adenylate kinase, whose protein sequence is MTLNLVMLGPPGAGKGTQAKRLAVARRIPHISTGDMLREAVAAGTEIGLRARAVMEKGQLVSDEIIVGVVKERLAKADAQSGFVLDGFPRTVPQAVALDAIVAGRDPLVIVDIAVADEELVRRLTSRRVCGQCGANADVAAPLRETPGQPVAKQCTTCGGALTQRADDREEVIRERLRVYTRDTLPLLAYYLSRPTFRSVNGAQALERVVADVAAAVDAAVGAA
- the secY gene encoding preprotein translocase subunit SecY; protein product: MVESLRNIFAVPDLRKRVLFTLALLGVYRVGHHIPTPGVNTAALALLAEQAKNNLFGLYDMFSGGNLSRVTIFALGIMPYISASIILQLLTVVWPYLERLSKEGELGRRKITQYTRYGTILLSVVQALGIAIYLERQTQIAGGLPLVYNPGLAFRLMTVLTLTTGTTFIMWLGEQITERGIGNGMSLIIFAGIVVGLPRAVIATFEQLRTGQMGLIRLLLLVVLMVVVVAAIIFVERGHRRVMVQYAKRVVGRRMYGGSSTHIPLKVNTGGVIPVIFASSILAFPATILGIFKSTPGGWAESLTRQLSYGYPLYNVFYVTGIIFFAYFYTAIIFNPDDVAENMRKYGGFIPGIRPGKRTAEYIDTILTRITLAGAIYLALVAILPEFLITGFKVAPIPFIGEKLDAVLPKFITEGMNVQFYFGGTSLLIVVGVAMDTVQQVESQLIMRHYDGFMKKTRMRGRRG